One Mercenaria mercenaria strain notata chromosome 12, MADL_Memer_1, whole genome shotgun sequence DNA segment encodes these proteins:
- the LOC123534271 gene encoding proton-coupled folate transporter-like, producing the protein MELRWKGWMCSIPIMLAELIFFVYKTGESMLDATIRPYIIRVVCHSRFPTNDSLCRNLDSFPVLEDEIQSEAGSYLIYYRMLVNFPAIFLGLFCGAWSDKYGRKIPMMLPSLGSVFSVLLYMLSLASTNHAIVFILIGALVQGSFGKSSVITMAVNSYASDITDKDDRTRKLGKLLAMNFFGLFAGALLAGIFQDTSDIPATFCTVVFLHAVVVLITIICMPETVPLQVERADAEISKGRGRKMLICENVRESLSVLGRKRVNHGRKLILLLFLISLMNQTCKVGETDITLLFVTHSPLSWPKSWYGYLLSVDYAVMGMCLIVVLPILSNVLNLPDGAIVIIGLLCKIIRLFWAGFIQDSWMVYVSVIIGSFAGMITSAIRSLMSKAVEENEMGKMFSLLASAETASKLLGTVIFVSLYGATAYFFPGFAYIVEAILYMIMLLIMVLVYRDLKKIGTYDLISAFTDTQIFRSEKQGLIAGKQLEVVDELEEEPSVPTPLPAYTP; encoded by the coding sequence ATGGAACTACGATGGAAGGGTTGGATGTGCTCCATACCCATAATGTTGGCGGAGCtcatattcttcgtatacaagaCCGGAGAATCCATGCTGGACGCCACCATAAGGCCGTACATTATCCGTGTCGTCTGTCACTCTAGATTTCCAACGAACGATTCATTATGCCGGAATTTAGACTCGTTTCCGGTGCTTGAAGATGAGATCCAATCTGAAGCCGGAAGTTACCTGATTTATTACAGGATGTTGGTGAACTTCCCGGCCATATTTTTAGGACTGTTTTGCGGCGCGTGGAGTGATAAATATGGACGAAAAATTCCAATGATGTTGCCTAGTCTAGGAAGCGTATTTTCAGTGTTATTGTACATGTTGAGCTTAGCGTCAACTAATCATGCCATAGTTTTTATACTCATCGGAGCTCTGGTTCAAGGATCGTTTGGTAAAAGTTCAGTCATAACAATGGCTGTAAACAGCTATGCATCAGATATTACTGACAAAGATGATCGAACGCGAAAGCTCGGTAAATTATTAGCAATGAATTTCTTTGGATTGTTCGCAGGCGCACTTTTGGCGGGAATTTTCCAAGACACGTCTGACATTCCCGCCACTTTTTGCACCGTAGTATTTTTGCATGCAGTAGTTGTTCTCATAACAATCATATGTATGCCAGAGACCGTACCATTACAAGTGGAAAGAGCAGACGCCGAGATTTCTAAAGGACGTGGAAGAAAAATGCTAATATGTGAAAACGTACGAGAATCGTTGAGTGTTCTTGGAAGAAAGCGAGTGAATCACGGCAGAAAACTGATACTGTTACTTTTCTTGATATCGTTGATGAACCAAACATGCAAAGTCGGTGAAACTGACATTACTTTGCTTTTTGTAACCCATAGTCCTTTAAGCTGGCCAAAATCTTGGTATGGTTACTTGTTGTCTGTGGATTACGCGGTAATGGGTATGTGTCTGATAGTGGTTCTACCTATTCTATCAAATGTATTAAATCTGCCAGACGGCGCTATCGTGATAATTGGTTTACTGTGTAAAATAATACGGCTTTTCTGGGCTGGTTTTATCCAGGACTCTTGGATGGTCTATGTATCGGTTATAATTGGGTCATTTGCTGGAATGATAACTTCAGCTATACGATCACTGATGAGCAAAGCCgttgaagaaaatgaaatgggAAAAATGTTTTCGCTACTTGCAAGCGCAGAAACTGCTTCAAAGCTGTTAGGAACGGTGATATTTGTAAGCCTGTATGGGGCCACTGCTTACTTCTTCCCAGGATTTGCCTACATAGTAGAAGCCATTTTATACATGATCATGCTGTTGATTATGGTGTTAGTGTATAGAGACTTGAAGAAAATTGGAACGTACGACTTAATTTCTGCTTTTACTGATACTCAGATTTTCCGCAGTGAAAAACAAGGATTAATTGCGGGAAAACAGCTCGAAGTTGTGGATGAATTAGAAGAGGAGCCCTCTGTACCAACACCGCTTCCGGCATATACTCCTTGA